A single Pseudodesulfovibrio aespoeensis Aspo-2 DNA region contains:
- a CDS encoding sugar phosphate isomerase/epimerase family protein, which translates to MNAPSGSGPGPTILLSAGCLFHLPLKRIASIGRDAGFVGMELIMNSPKLVPGPELERISEVLPIMSLHAPFRDWAAWGGHLGSWKATTALANSLPHADHITMHPPGSKLANMITNRWFEKACDLPLLLDARGRIRFSLENMPWAEGSPFSRDPLDKLLDQCRDRNVGLTFDVCHMGVSGRNVMDSIAKVPMDMLYNVHYSDARGHTEHLTPGKGCLPLADFLRHLGSRGYSRYVTLELEPAAFPDDIDGTVALLATLRQDMERHLASTPE; encoded by the coding sequence ATGAACGCGCCATCCGGCTCCGGGCCCGGCCCCACCATCCTGCTCTCGGCAGGCTGCCTCTTCCACCTCCCGCTCAAGCGCATCGCGAGCATCGGGCGGGACGCAGGATTCGTGGGCATGGAGCTGATCATGAACTCGCCCAAGCTCGTGCCCGGCCCGGAGCTCGAACGTATCAGCGAGGTGCTGCCCATCATGAGCCTGCACGCGCCGTTTCGCGACTGGGCGGCCTGGGGCGGCCACCTCGGCTCGTGGAAGGCGACCACGGCCCTGGCCAACTCCCTGCCCCACGCCGACCACATCACCATGCACCCGCCCGGCTCAAAGCTGGCCAACATGATCACCAACCGCTGGTTCGAAAAGGCGTGCGATCTGCCCCTGCTCCTCGACGCCAGGGGCCGCATCCGCTTCTCCCTTGAGAACATGCCCTGGGCCGAGGGCTCGCCCTTTTCGCGCGATCCCCTGGACAAGCTCCTGGACCAGTGCCGCGACCGCAACGTCGGGTTGACCTTCGATGTCTGCCACATGGGCGTTTCTGGACGCAACGTCATGGATTCCATCGCAAAAGTTCCAATGGACATGCTCTACAACGTCCACTACTCGGACGCCAGGGGCCACACCGAGCACCTGACGCCGGGCAAGGGGTGTCTGCCCCTTGCCGACTTTCTGCGCCATCTTGGCAGCCGGGGCTACTCGCGCTATGTGACTTTGGAACTCGAACCAGCGGCCTTTCCCGACGACATCGACGGTACGGTCGCCCTGCTCGCCACCCTCCGCCAGGACATGGAACGCCACCTGGCCAGCACCCCGGAGTGA
- a CDS encoding sigma-54-dependent transcriptional regulator → MGGQILIIDDEEGIRFSLRGILEDDGHDVMEAESGEQGLELLGAHVPDMIFLDIWLPGMDGLAVLDTLSRDHEGLPVIMISGHGTIETAVKALKKGAFDFIEKPLSLEKVVVATRNALEFSRLRQENLALKTRITSEQPVVLTGRSEAIMSLNGVISRVAPTDAWVLITGENGTGKEIVARSIHNQSSRRDKPLVAVNCAAIPEELIESELFGHEKGAFTGADKAQAGKFELADGGILFLDEIGDMSLKTQAKILRILQEQSFEHVGGRKTITVDVRVIAATNKDLLREMESGNFRDDLYYRLKVFPLELPPLRERTEDVSLLISDFIDMLVRQHGFKPIAFDPAAMDALRVYPWPGNVRELKNFVERMFIMYAGETVTPDRLPPEFKPAQSARPALVLHDVNPNDHDGVGAIGLDTLIAEGPSDLKEARAQFEARFLEAKLREFDGNITQLAKAVGLERSSLYRKLKAYRIQID, encoded by the coding sequence ATGGGCGGGCAGATACTGATCATTGACGACGAGGAGGGCATCCGCTTTTCCCTGCGCGGCATCCTTGAAGACGACGGGCATGACGTGATGGAGGCCGAATCCGGCGAGCAGGGCTTGGAACTGCTCGGCGCCCATGTGCCGGACATGATCTTTCTCGACATCTGGCTGCCCGGCATGGACGGCCTTGCCGTGCTCGACACCCTCTCGCGCGACCACGAGGGGCTGCCCGTCATCATGATCTCCGGCCACGGGACCATCGAGACCGCGGTCAAGGCCCTCAAGAAGGGAGCCTTTGATTTCATCGAGAAGCCCCTGTCCCTGGAAAAGGTCGTGGTGGCCACGCGAAACGCCCTGGAATTCTCGCGCCTGCGTCAGGAAAACCTCGCCCTCAAGACCCGCATCACCTCGGAGCAGCCCGTGGTCCTCACCGGTAGGTCCGAGGCCATCATGTCCCTCAACGGCGTCATCTCGCGGGTGGCCCCCACCGATGCCTGGGTGCTCATCACCGGCGAAAACGGCACCGGCAAGGAGATCGTGGCCCGGTCCATTCACAATCAGTCGAGCCGCCGCGACAAGCCCCTGGTGGCCGTCAACTGTGCGGCCATCCCCGAGGAACTCATCGAGAGCGAACTCTTCGGCCATGAGAAGGGCGCGTTCACCGGCGCGGACAAGGCCCAGGCAGGCAAGTTCGAGCTGGCCGACGGCGGCATCCTCTTTCTCGACGAAATTGGCGACATGAGCCTGAAGACCCAGGCCAAGATCCTGCGCATTCTTCAGGAGCAGTCCTTCGAGCATGTGGGCGGGCGCAAGACCATCACCGTGGACGTGCGCGTCATCGCCGCCACCAACAAGGATCTGCTGCGTGAGATGGAGTCCGGGAACTTCCGCGACGACCTCTACTACCGGCTCAAGGTCTTTCCCCTCGAACTGCCGCCCCTGCGCGAACGCACCGAAGACGTCTCCCTGCTCATCAGCGATTTCATCGACATGCTCGTGCGCCAGCACGGGTTCAAGCCCATCGCCTTTGACCCGGCGGCCATGGACGCCCTCAGGGTCTACCCCTGGCCCGGCAACGTGCGCGAGCTCAAGAATTTCGTCGAGCGCATGTTCATCATGTATGCCGGGGAAACCGTGACCCCGGACAGGCTGCCGCCGGAATTCAAGCCCGCCCAGTCGGCCCGGCCCGCCCTTGTCCTCCACGATGTGAACCCCAACGACCACGATGGGGTCGGGGCAATCGGCCTCGACACCCTCATCGCTGAAGGGCCGAGCGACCTCAAGGAGGCGCGCGCCCAGTTCGAGGCCCGTTTCCTCGAGGCCAAGCTCCGGGAGTTCGACGGCAACATCACCCAGCTCGCCAAGGCCGTGGGCCTGGAACGCAGCTCCCTCTACCGCAAGCTCAAGGCCTACCGCATCCAGATCGACTGA
- a CDS encoding SIR2 family NAD-dependent protein deacylase has product MSNHAMENAATILKNARCAIAFTGAGISVESGIPPFRGPGGVWSKHDPDKFEKTYFQRHPQEVWPLLKEIFFDTLGRARPNPAHLALAKLEEAGRLAAIITQNIDGLHQAAGSKTVYEYHGSTRRMECLDCGAFFDSASIPLDRLPPPCPACGGLLKPDFVFFSEPIPFEVHQAATNLARQSDVCLIVGTGGEVMPAGRIPHEVRNAGGKVVEINLYETRYSYGFSDVFLQGRAGVLVPELVGMVMGRG; this is encoded by the coding sequence GTGTCCAACCACGCGATGGAGAACGCCGCCACCATCCTGAAAAACGCCCGCTGCGCCATCGCCTTCACCGGCGCAGGCATCTCCGTGGAATCCGGCATCCCGCCCTTTCGCGGGCCGGGCGGCGTGTGGTCCAAACACGACCCGGACAAATTCGAAAAGACGTATTTCCAACGCCATCCGCAGGAAGTCTGGCCCCTGCTCAAGGAAATTTTCTTCGACACCTTGGGCCGCGCCCGGCCCAATCCGGCCCATCTCGCCCTGGCCAAACTGGAAGAGGCGGGCAGACTGGCCGCAATCATCACCCAGAATATCGACGGTCTGCATCAGGCAGCAGGCAGCAAAACCGTCTACGAATACCACGGCTCCACCCGGCGGATGGAGTGCCTCGACTGCGGGGCGTTCTTTGACTCCGCCTCCATCCCGCTCGACCGGCTGCCGCCGCCCTGCCCCGCCTGCGGCGGGCTGCTCAAGCCGGACTTCGTGTTCTTCTCCGAACCCATCCCCTTTGAGGTCCACCAGGCGGCCACGAATTTGGCCCGGCAGAGCGATGTCTGCCTCATCGTGGGCACGGGCGGGGAGGTCATGCCAGCCGGGCGGATACCGCATGAGGTCAGGAACGCCGGGGGCAAGGTGGTGGAGATCAATTTGTATGAGACACGGTATTCGTATGGGTTCAGTGATGTTTTTTTGCAGGGCAGGGCAGGGGTGCTGGTGCCGGAGCTGGTGGGGATGGTGATGGGGAGGGGGTGA
- a CDS encoding TIGR01777 family oxidoreductase translates to MRAIIAGGTGFIGQALVGELRGAGWEIVVLSRSPGKVAEVFGAGVIGMRWEGGDWASLLGPDTVIVNLAGENIAAGRWTGEVKARIVSSRVNAGRALVQAVQEAGVLPGAFVQASAVGYYGPRDNNPIDETAESGSGFLAEVCRAWEASSVALEAMGVRRVIVRTGMVLGHGGALARMLPPFRYYMGGPPGTGFQGASWIHLADEAGAIRFLMETLQAQGPYNLTAPNPVRFRRFARVLGQTLNRPYRLNVPAFALRLLFGEMADEVLLSGQLALPGRLVEAGYVFRFPELEGALKDLLG, encoded by the coding sequence ATGCGGGCAATCATTGCCGGGGGGACCGGCTTCATCGGGCAGGCGCTGGTGGGCGAGTTGCGGGGCGCGGGGTGGGAGATCGTGGTCTTGTCGCGTTCGCCGGGCAAGGTGGCCGAGGTGTTCGGGGCGGGGGTCATCGGCATGCGCTGGGAGGGCGGCGACTGGGCGAGCCTGCTTGGGCCGGACACGGTTATCGTCAATCTGGCGGGCGAGAACATTGCTGCCGGGCGTTGGACCGGGGAGGTCAAGGCGCGCATTGTTTCGAGCCGGGTCAATGCTGGGCGGGCGCTGGTCCAGGCGGTGCAGGAGGCCGGGGTTCTGCCTGGGGCCTTTGTGCAGGCGTCCGCCGTGGGCTATTATGGGCCGCGCGACAACAATCCGATCGATGAGACAGCCGAGTCCGGCTCTGGGTTTCTGGCCGAGGTCTGCCGGGCCTGGGAGGCGTCCTCTGTCGCGCTTGAGGCCATGGGCGTGCGCCGGGTGATCGTGCGCACGGGCATGGTCCTGGGACATGGCGGCGCGCTGGCCCGGATGCTGCCGCCGTTTCGATATTACATGGGCGGGCCGCCCGGCACGGGTTTTCAGGGCGCGTCGTGGATTCATCTGGCCGACGAGGCGGGCGCGATCCGTTTTCTCATGGAAACCCTGCAAGCGCAGGGTCCGTATAATCTCACTGCGCCGAACCCGGTCCGGTTCAGGCGGTTCGCCCGCGTTCTTGGTCAGACCCTGAACCGGCCATATCGGCTCAATGTCCCGGCCTTTGCCCTGCGTCTGCTTTTTGGCGAGATGGCCGACGAGGTGTTGCTCTCCGGCCAGCTGGCCCTGCCGGGGAGGCTTGTTGAGGCCGGGTACGTCTTCCGGTTCCCCGAGCTGGAGGGCGCGCTCAAGGACCTGCTGGGGTAG
- a CDS encoding PaaI family thioesterase: protein MPRNYLEKVCCPDQKVNPLFAFLGIEVEALQPERARLRLHAKPDMIQGAGMVAGGVLATLLDEAMAHAVLAGNAPREKTTTVDMNVSYLRPVAVDTVLICEARVIKRGKRVAFAEAVIRDLGSNLENQAGPGQEAARATATFLMV, encoded by the coding sequence ATGCCGCGCAACTATCTCGAAAAGGTCTGCTGCCCGGACCAGAAAGTAAACCCGCTCTTCGCCTTCCTCGGCATCGAGGTCGAGGCGCTCCAGCCCGAACGGGCCAGGCTGCGCCTGCACGCCAAGCCCGATATGATCCAGGGGGCCGGGATGGTCGCCGGGGGAGTCCTGGCCACCCTGCTCGACGAGGCCATGGCCCATGCCGTGCTGGCAGGCAACGCCCCGCGCGAAAAGACCACCACCGTGGACATGAACGTCAGCTACCTGCGCCCGGTGGCCGTCGATACCGTCCTGATCTGCGAGGCCCGCGTGATCAAACGCGGCAAGCGCGTCGCCTTTGCCGAGGCCGTGATCCGCGACCTGGGATCAAACCTCGAAAACCAGGCTGGCCCCGGACAGGAGGCGGCCAGGGCCACGGCCACCTTCCTGATGGTCTGA
- a CDS encoding CBS and ACT domain-containing protein, with translation MLVKNWMTENVVTITPERSMMKASKLMKDHGISRLPVVDESGRIAGIVSDRDIKDASPSKATTLDMHELYYLLSEVKIKDIMTKKVTTIRDDETVEKAAVLMLEGNFGGLPVVDGDGKVVGIITDTDIFKVLVEISGVYEGGVQVCLQISTGPGSLAPVLDYLKENGARIMSVMTHNVPEDVGFKHVYIRMRDMEKPDLKRIKAGMEEKFDVVYWVTDPVHRVV, from the coding sequence ATGCTGGTGAAGAACTGGATGACCGAGAACGTGGTGACCATCACCCCGGAGCGGTCCATGATGAAGGCGTCCAAGCTGATGAAGGACCACGGCATCAGCCGGTTGCCCGTGGTGGACGAATCGGGCCGGATCGCGGGCATCGTCTCGGACCGCGATATCAAGGACGCCTCGCCGTCCAAGGCCACGACTCTGGACATGCACGAGTTGTACTACCTGCTCTCCGAGGTCAAGATCAAAGACATCATGACCAAGAAGGTGACCACCATCCGCGACGACGAGACCGTGGAAAAGGCCGCCGTGCTCATGCTCGAAGGCAATTTCGGCGGCCTGCCCGTGGTGGACGGCGACGGCAAGGTGGTGGGCATCATCACCGACACCGACATCTTCAAGGTGCTGGTCGAAATATCCGGCGTCTACGAGGGCGGCGTCCAGGTCTGCCTGCAAATCTCCACCGGCCCCGGCAGCCTTGCCCCGGTCCTCGACTATCTCAAGGAGAACGGCGCGCGGATCATGTCGGTCATGACCCACAACGTGCCCGAGGATGTCGGCTTCAAGCACGTCTACATCCGCATGCGCGACATGGAAAAACCCGACCTCAAGCGGATCAAGGCCGGGATGGAGGAGAAGTTCGACGTGGTCTACTGGGTCACCGACCCGGTCCACCGCGTGGTCTAA
- a CDS encoding class I SAM-dependent methyltransferase, which yields MDWDPERYEQWFDTAEGRFALDCETRLLQSVLAGWPRRGHKLLELGCGTGLILEMLYQMGFDVTGLDNSPEMIMAARRRLGNRAELHLGNGELTPYADNEFDYALIWATLEFSDDPAAMLTEAARVAEKGVLVGFLNKHSLYYAMNVRNTGSTLDAGTWHTWCEIQDMIKRATGFRPTTAQSVLPGPLQTWKAGRLAQCVNCGLYPPFVGAFGAARVDFVNMKPLNPLFAWRTEPEMG from the coding sequence ATGGATTGGGACCCGGAACGTTACGAGCAATGGTTCGACACGGCCGAAGGACGGTTCGCCCTTGATTGCGAGACGCGGCTGCTCCAGTCCGTGCTCGCGGGCTGGCCCCGGCGCGGACACAAGTTGCTCGAACTGGGCTGCGGCACCGGCCTGATCCTCGAAATGCTCTACCAGATGGGCTTTGATGTCACCGGCCTGGATAACAGCCCGGAAATGATCATGGCCGCGCGAAGAAGACTCGGCAACCGCGCCGAACTCCACCTGGGCAACGGCGAACTGACCCCCTACGCCGATAACGAGTTCGACTATGCGCTCATCTGGGCCACGCTCGAATTCTCCGACGACCCCGCCGCCATGCTGACCGAGGCCGCCCGAGTGGCCGAAAAAGGCGTCCTCGTCGGATTCCTCAACAAGCACTCCCTCTACTATGCCATGAACGTGCGCAACACCGGCTCCACCCTGGACGCCGGCACCTGGCACACCTGGTGCGAAATCCAGGACATGATCAAACGCGCCACCGGATTCCGACCCACCACCGCCCAATCTGTCCTGCCCGGCCCCCTGCAAACCTGGAAGGCCGGACGGCTCGCCCAATGCGTCAACTGCGGCCTCTACCCACCCTTTGTAGGAGCCTTCGGAGCCGCACGAGTCGATTTTGTCAACATGAAACCCCTCAACCCCCTCTTCGCTTGGCGCACCGAACCCGAAATGGGCTGA
- a CDS encoding thioredoxin family protein — MTQTTRILVCPGCGALNRVQAGRESQATCGKCKTTVFDTHPLELVGATFDRHIAKNDGPVLVDFYSPTCGPCLMMVPQFEAAAKALHPAVRLAKIDTSQEQGVAARFGIHAVPTLILFRAGREIARQPGAMNARDIEAWVRQNL, encoded by the coding sequence ATGACCCAGACCACGCGAATCCTTGTCTGCCCCGGCTGCGGCGCGCTCAACCGCGTCCAGGCCGGGCGCGAATCCCAGGCCACCTGCGGCAAATGCAAGACCACCGTGTTCGACACCCACCCCCTGGAACTGGTGGGCGCGACCTTTGACCGGCACATCGCCAAGAACGACGGGCCCGTGCTCGTGGATTTCTACTCCCCAACCTGCGGCCCGTGCCTGATGATGGTCCCGCAGTTCGAGGCCGCAGCCAAGGCGCTCCACCCCGCCGTGCGGCTGGCCAAGATCGACACCTCGCAGGAGCAAGGAGTGGCCGCGCGCTTCGGCATCCATGCCGTGCCCACCCTGATCCTGTTCCGCGCCGGACGCGAGATCGCCCGCCAGCCCGGAGCCATGAACGCCCGCGACATCGAGGCCTGGGTGCGGCAGAACCTCTAG
- a CDS encoding sensor histidine kinase, with product MTPDPIRINPTTRSDRKRHKREYVIALVFLLVIVGLTWAELKYLSGDYYLILNLLILNVVLLLAMLFYVARNAVRLMLERRRKVLGSKLRTRLVLAFISLSIIPTALIYLVSVKFVQTSVDYWFKGQVEESMEQALELGRAFYGSAQERLERRGANMIAEIKRNGFAWGGKAMDNYLSEKFGEYDLSLVGVINPEGAEQNTHATAQWTQAWPEIKEKIDWQSLKADPRSWTTILPTPGSDLVLGVTPVDEGRSGYLIIGETVGHGLMHRLDQIVRGLDEYKKLKTRKYPWKMNLYLTMGVMAMLIILGAIWFGFRLAKELSAPVQALAAGTERIARGDLSVRLEDRSDDELGFLVQSFNRMAEDLEQSQKSVQQANVRLAQQNQELERRGQYIEAVLNNITSGVISMNAEGRIGTVNTAAEHILGVPGSMLIGRKPQSLLSGEFADMMNEALSSVSANPGTLWARQIDLPVRGRNIKALVNVVSLHNVGGREAGHVVVLEDITELEKIQRLAAWREVARRIAHEIKNPLTPIKLSAQRLQRKYGEEVNEKVFDDCTELIVKQVERLQNMVTEFSTYAKLPEVQPRPDTLTPVLEEVAAMFENTHRKIDWSLEFITPIDAFPFDREAIRKVLINLFTNAAEALRGQRGGQVKVKAAHDKGAGLVSITVADNGPGLPKDSSRMFEPYYTEKKGGTGLGLTIVRSIVADHRGQVRAKPNSPKGTVFIVELPDA from the coding sequence ATGACTCCCGATCCCATCCGCATCAATCCGACCACCCGAAGCGATAGGAAACGGCACAAGCGGGAATACGTCATCGCCCTGGTCTTTCTGCTGGTCATCGTCGGCCTGACCTGGGCCGAGCTCAAGTACCTGAGCGGCGACTACTACCTCATCCTCAACCTGCTCATCCTCAACGTGGTCCTGCTGCTGGCCATGCTCTTCTACGTGGCGCGCAACGCCGTGCGCCTGATGCTGGAGCGCCGCCGCAAGGTGCTCGGCTCCAAGCTGCGCACGCGGCTTGTCCTGGCCTTCATCTCCCTCTCGATCATCCCCACCGCGCTCATCTACCTCGTCTCGGTCAAGTTCGTGCAGACCTCGGTGGACTACTGGTTCAAGGGGCAGGTGGAGGAGTCCATGGAGCAGGCGCTCGAACTGGGCCGGGCCTTTTACGGATCGGCCCAGGAGCGGCTCGAGCGGCGCGGGGCCAACATGATCGCCGAGATCAAGCGCAACGGATTCGCCTGGGGCGGCAAGGCCATGGACAACTACCTGAGCGAGAAGTTTGGCGAATACGACCTGAGCCTCGTGGGCGTCATCAACCCGGAGGGCGCGGAGCAGAACACCCACGCCACGGCCCAGTGGACCCAGGCCTGGCCGGAGATCAAGGAGAAGATCGACTGGCAGAGTCTCAAGGCCGACCCGCGGTCGTGGACCACCATCCTGCCCACGCCGGGCAGTGATCTGGTGCTGGGCGTCACGCCTGTTGACGAGGGCCGCTCGGGCTATCTGATCATCGGCGAGACCGTGGGCCACGGGCTGATGCACCGGCTCGACCAGATCGTGCGCGGCCTGGACGAATACAAGAAGCTCAAGACCCGCAAATATCCCTGGAAGATGAACCTGTACCTGACCATGGGCGTCATGGCCATGCTCATCATCCTTGGCGCCATCTGGTTCGGCTTTCGGCTGGCCAAGGAGCTGTCCGCCCCGGTCCAGGCCCTGGCCGCAGGCACCGAGCGCATCGCGCGCGGCGACCTGTCCGTGCGCCTGGAAGACCGCTCCGACGACGAACTGGGGTTCCTGGTCCAGTCCTTCAACCGCATGGCCGAGGACCTGGAGCAGAGCCAGAAGTCCGTGCAGCAGGCCAATGTGCGCCTGGCCCAGCAGAACCAGGAGCTTGAGCGGCGCGGCCAGTACATCGAGGCCGTGCTCAACAACATCACCTCGGGTGTCATCTCCATGAACGCCGAAGGACGCATCGGCACGGTCAACACCGCTGCCGAGCACATCCTGGGCGTGCCCGGCTCCATGCTCATCGGCAGAAAACCGCAGTCGCTCCTGTCCGGCGAGTTTGCGGACATGATGAACGAGGCGCTCTCCTCGGTCAGCGCCAACCCCGGCACCCTCTGGGCGCGCCAAATAGACCTGCCCGTGCGCGGGCGCAATATCAAGGCCCTGGTCAACGTGGTTTCCCTGCACAACGTGGGCGGGCGCGAGGCCGGGCATGTGGTCGTGCTTGAAGACATCACCGAGCTGGAGAAGATCCAGCGTCTTGCGGCCTGGCGCGAGGTGGCCCGGCGCATCGCCCACGAGATCAAGAACCCGCTCACGCCCATCAAGCTCTCGGCCCAGCGGCTCCAGCGCAAATACGGCGAAGAGGTGAACGAAAAGGTCTTTGACGACTGCACCGAGCTCATCGTCAAGCAGGTGGAACGGCTCCAGAACATGGTCACCGAATTCTCCACCTATGCCAAGCTCCCGGAGGTCCAGCCCAGGCCGGACACTCTGACCCCGGTCCTTGAAGAGGTGGCGGCCATGTTTGAGAACACCCACCGCAAGATCGACTGGAGTCTGGAATTCATCACGCCCATTGACGCATTTCCCTTTGATCGCGAGGCGATCCGCAAGGTGCTCATCAACCTCTTCACCAATGCAGCAGAGGCCCTGCGCGGCCAGCGCGGCGGGCAGGTGAAGGTCAAGGCCGCCCATGACAAGGGTGCGGGGTTGGTCTCCATCACCGTGGCTGACAACGGGCCGGGATTGCCCAAGGATTCCTCGCGCATGTTTGAGCCGTATTACACCGAGAAGAAGGGCGGCACCGGGCTGGGGCTGACCATTGTCCGGTCCATAGTGGCTGATCATCGGGGGCAGGTGCGGGCCAAGCCGAATTCGCCCAAGGGGACGGTGTTTATTGTCGAGCTGCCGGATGCGTAG
- a CDS encoding ABC transporter substrate-binding protein: MGKPLWTFVLIVFLMGVAGCDSTGESDPARSETPGVSKDEIRLGSSLALTGHAGYLGTQTLRGAEAYIRFVNEGGGVHGRKIRIISYDDSYDPPRCLSNTQELIISGDVFALFCYVGTPTTVKVLPLVEEAAIPLVGMFTGANALREPFNPYVVNIRASYYQETETAVRHLVEDLGISRIAVFYQYDAYGFDGLIGTELALKEYDLEPVARSSYIRGTQSVAEGMEKIRVTGAEAVVMIGTYDACARFISVALAAEYDPIFYNVSFVGAEELARRVGPDVSPVVLMSQVVPQPVAGADGADDVASQYVRLLARYFPDDTPSFVGLEGFLNARIMVEGLERAGRDLTRQGLIAAIESIRDYELGPGLSITYGPDDRQGLEKVYFTRLEGGRFVPLVDWQALVRRPGGEQ, encoded by the coding sequence ATGGGCAAACCGTTGTGGACCTTCGTGCTTATCGTGTTTCTCATGGGCGTGGCTGGTTGCGACTCCACGGGCGAATCCGATCCCGCGCGCAGCGAGACGCCCGGCGTTTCCAAGGACGAGATACGGCTCGGCTCGTCGCTGGCCCTGACAGGCCACGCCGGGTATCTGGGCACCCAGACCCTGCGCGGGGCCGAGGCGTACATCCGCTTTGTCAATGAGGGCGGCGGCGTTCATGGCCGCAAGATACGCATCATCTCCTATGACGACTCCTACGATCCGCCCCGCTGCCTCTCCAATACCCAGGAGCTGATCATTTCCGGCGATGTCTTTGCCCTGTTCTGCTATGTGGGCACGCCGACCACGGTCAAGGTGCTGCCTCTGGTGGAGGAGGCGGCCATCCCCCTGGTGGGCATGTTCACCGGGGCCAACGCCCTGCGTGAGCCGTTCAACCCCTATGTGGTCAACATCCGCGCCTCCTACTATCAGGAGACCGAGACCGCCGTGCGGCATCTGGTGGAGGATCTGGGCATTTCCCGCATCGCGGTCTTCTACCAATACGACGCCTACGGGTTTGACGGGCTCATCGGCACCGAGCTGGCCCTCAAGGAGTATGATCTCGAACCCGTGGCCCGCAGCTCGTACATCCGGGGCACGCAGAGCGTGGCCGAGGGCATGGAGAAGATCAGGGTCACCGGGGCCGAGGCCGTGGTCATGATCGGCACCTACGACGCCTGCGCCCGGTTCATCTCCGTGGCCCTGGCCGCCGAGTACGACCCCATCTTTTACAACGTCTCCTTTGTGGGCGCCGAGGAGCTGGCGCGCCGGGTCGGCCCGGACGTGTCGCCTGTGGTGCTCATGTCCCAGGTGGTGCCCCAGCCAGTGGCCGGGGCGGACGGGGCGGACGATGTGGCGTCCCAGTATGTGCGGCTGCTGGCCCGGTATTTTCCCGACGACACGCCGAGCTTTGTCGGGCTTGAGGGGTTCCTCAACGCCCGGATCATGGTCGAGGGGCTGGAGCGGGCCGGGCGCGACCTGACCCGTCAGGGCCTCATCGCGGCCATCGAATCCATCCGCGACTACGAGCTTGGGCCGGGGCTGTCCATCACCTATGGCCCGGACGACAGGCAGGGGCTGGAAAAAGTCTATTTCACCCGGCTTGAGGGAGGGCGCTTCGTGCCCCTGGTCGATTGGCAGGCCCTGGTCAGAAGGCCCGGAGGTGAGCAATGA